AGCATTTGCACGTCGCGCGTCTTGAAGCGCTCCAGCGCGCGCAGGCGTGCGGGCTGCGGTTTGTCGCCGTGGATGGTGTCGACCGCGTAGCCCGCATCCTCCAGCATGGCCGCCAGGTAATCCACGCCCGTGCGGGTTTTGACGAACACCAGCGCGTGCTCCCAGTTGTTTTCGGCCACGAGGTGCATGAAGAGGTCGGGCTTGTTCCGTTTGTCCACCGTCACCACCCATTGCTTGATCCTGCTGGCCGTGGCATTGGGTGGGCTGACGCTGATATTGAGCGGGTCGCGCAGAATGCTCGCCGCCATGGCGCGGATATCGTCGGTGAAGGTGGCGGAAAACAGCAGGGTCTGCCGCTGGGCGGGCAGGGCGGCAAAGACGGCGTTGAGTTCGCGCGCAAAGCCCAGATCCAGCATGCGGTCGGCTTCGTCCAGAACCAGCGTTTGCACCTGATCGAACTGCACGGCGTTCTGGCGATTCAGATCCAGCAAACGGCCTGGCGTGGCGACGAGCACATCCACGCCTTTGCGCAGCTTCATCATCTGCGGGTTGATACTCACCCCGCCGTAGGCGGCCAGAAAACGTAAGTCGAGACCTTTGCCGTAAGCCATAAAGCTTTGCAGCACCTGTTCGGCCAGTTCGCGCGTGGGCACCAGCACCAGAACACGCGCGCGATTGCTGGACACCGCCGGTCCGTGCTGCACCAGCCGTTGCAACAGCGGCAGCGCAAACCCCGCCGTTTTGCCAGTGCCGGTTTGTGCTCCAGCCATGACGTCACGGCCACCGAGCACAGCAGGAATCGCCTTGGCCTGCACCGGCGTAGGTGTCTGGTAATTGAGGTCCTGCACATTGCGCAGCAAGGGATCGATCAGGCCAAGCGAGGCAAAAGACATTGGCGTATTCCGGGCTAAAACCGCAATTCTAGCGGTTACTGCCTGATTGCGCCGCGCCAGAAAGCTGTGCTATGAGACGCCGCTGTGCGACACTGCCGCCAGCGCCACCCCAATTGCATCGACAGCAAACGCGCCAGCGGCCACGCAATCCGCCACCCGCGCAGCGGTATCGCCACGACCCCTTATAGGAACGGGGGGCCGACAGGCCATTATTTATCAATATTAGTATTCCTGCTTATTAATGAGTTTTATCGTCTCATTTGCGTTGTCGAGATGCGTGTGTACCGGATATTGCGCACCGGGTGAATGGACTCACGCAGGAGCAATGTTCTGATTCATACGGAAAAAGTTGTCCGGATCGTACTGGCGTTTGATGGAAGCCAACCGCGAATAATTTTCGCCATAGGCTTCCTTCACGCGTTCGTCGCCTTCGTCGCCGAGGTTGTTTGCATAGACGCCTCCGCACGAATACGGCCTTAACGCTTCCCATAGGCTGCGCACCCATTGGACGTTCACGGCATCGTCCCCTGTTTCGTCCCAGATGGCGACGGGAAAGCAGTCGAAGTTGGCGTCGCGATGCGCGTATGCGGTCGCGGACCCGGCCACGCGGGCAATGGCGCCCCCTACATGCTGAAAGACCAGCAACGATGACGGCGAAGGCGAGCGTTCATAGGCGCTCGTTACGGCGTCGATCGCGCCATCGTCAATCGATTTCAGGAACTGCGCCTTCCAGTAGTACCTCCGGCCTCGCGCAAACACGCTGTCGCCGTTCGATTGAATCTGGAGGTAGGGCACGCGCTCGAGACGGCAGTCGGCGGCAGAGGCGGAGTCCATCAGTGCCTCGAACACCCGTAGACCGGACTCCGGGGGGCCGGCATGGCAAGCCGATATGCTGAAAAATCGCTCGCCGGAAGGATTGGCGACGAATGCAGCGTCTGCGCTCACCTCATCCGGTGCATTGCGCGCAAACCGATCATAAAAGCGCAGTGCCGCGCGTGCTTGCTCGAACGGGTACAGCACAGAGCAGACAAGCAACTCGCGATCGAGCGGGTGAAGCTGCAAGTGAAAAGCGGTCGCGATGCCGAAGTTGCCTCCACCGCCCCGGACGGCCCAGAACAGGTCGGAATGTTTGCTGTCGCTTGCCAACAGTTTCTGCCCGTCGGCAGTGACCATTTCGACGGCGACAAGATTGTCGCAAGTCAGTCCGTATTTGCGGCCGAGCTTGCCGAAGCCGCCGCCCAACGTCAAGCCGGCAATGCCCGTATCGCTGATCACACCCGTTGTCGTCGCGAGGCCGTAGGCCATGGTGGCTCGATCGAACTCGCCGAGGGTGAGGCCAGCCTCCGCCCGCACGACGCGCCGGTCAGCGTCGACGTCGATCTGCTTCATCCGGGAAAGGTCGATGACGATGCCGGCATCGCAGACTGAAAGGCCCGCCACGTTGTGACCGCCGCTGCGCACCGCAACCCGCGCATCAATCGACCTGGCAAAGCGCACGGCTGCGACCACGTCGTCGGCGTCGGCACAATAGACGATCATGGCCGGCCGCTTGTCGACCGTCCCGTTCCACACCCGGCGCGCCTCGTCATAATCCGGATCGCGGGGCAGGACCAGTGTGCCGTGAAGCCTGTCGCGTAGTTGCTGGACCTGACGCGAGACCGTGTCGCTTTTGCCCTTCAAGACGTGTGACGTCTCCGTCTGCGTGCTCATCTTGTCTCCTTTGCATCCACTAGCGCTGAAGCCGAAATTCAAGGATCCATCGCTTGATGGTTTCATTTCCCGGTCGTCAAAGCAAAATGAAAGAATTCAGCTTTCAGATGAGAAAACTTCATCTAGACTGAACAGATGCGAAAGTTGCCCCCTCTGCGTTCGCTGCAGGCGTTCGAGGCGGTTGCGCGGCATCGCAGCTTCAAGGACGCCGCGAATGAACT
This genomic window from Paraburkholderia acidiphila contains:
- a CDS encoding FAD-binding oxidoreductase, yielding MSTQTETSHVLKGKSDTVSRQVQQLRDRLHGTLVLPRDPDYDEARRVWNGTVDKRPAMIVYCADADDVVAAVRFARSIDARVAVRSGGHNVAGLSVCDAGIVIDLSRMKQIDVDADRRVVRAEAGLTLGEFDRATMAYGLATTTGVISDTGIAGLTLGGGFGKLGRKYGLTCDNLVAVEMVTADGQKLLASDSKHSDLFWAVRGGGGNFGIATAFHLQLHPLDRELLVCSVLYPFEQARAALRFYDRFARNAPDEVSADAAFVANPSGERFFSISACHAGPPESGLRVFEALMDSASAADCRLERVPYLQIQSNGDSVFARGRRYYWKAQFLKSIDDGAIDAVTSAYERSPSPSSLLVFQHVGGAIARVAGSATAYAHRDANFDCFPVAIWDETGDDAVNVQWVRSLWEALRPYSCGGVYANNLGDEGDERVKEAYGENYSRLASIKRQYDPDNFFRMNQNIAPA
- a CDS encoding DEAD/DEAH box helicase, producing the protein MSFASLGLIDPLLRNVQDLNYQTPTPVQAKAIPAVLGGRDVMAGAQTGTGKTAGFALPLLQRLVQHGPAVSSNRARVLVLVPTRELAEQVLQSFMAYGKGLDLRFLAAYGGVSINPQMMKLRKGVDVLVATPGRLLDLNRQNAVQFDQVQTLVLDEADRMLDLGFARELNAVFAALPAQRQTLLFSATFTDDIRAMAASILRDPLNISVSPPNATASRIKQWVVTVDKRNKPDLFMHLVAENNWEHALVFVKTRTGVDYLAAMLEDAGYAVDTIHGDKPQPARLRALERFKTRDVQMLVATDVAARGLDIDDLPLVINVDLPIVAQDYVHRIGRTGRAGASGVAVSLVCADEAPQLAAIEALIRQTLRREEEPGFEAEHRVPETSATGQIIKKPKKPKKPKVPQATPGAVQVPGKKPRPQNGENTRKPAAQHAAPAGRGTNFTSGSPFSVQKPRSKPASKPAAGSRKPAGKPAGGRGKRQP